In one Pygocentrus nattereri isolate fPygNat1 chromosome 21, fPygNat1.pri, whole genome shotgun sequence genomic region, the following are encoded:
- the LOC119261920 gene encoding repetitive proline-rich cell wall protein 1-like has protein sequence MTNRSSDSSNTHTHLLLHHLLLHHLLLHHLPLPHLLLPHLPLPHLLLPHLLLTLLALPQLLLPHLALLQPFLVHLPLTPPALTPPALNPPALTPPALTPPALTPPALTPPALTPPALTPPALTPPALTPLALTPPALTPPARTPPALTPPALTPPALTPPALTPPALTPPALTPPALTPLALTPPALTPPALTPPALNPPGLTPTALTPPGVTATTLSPPALNLTCTYPTWPYPSCSYPSCSYPSCS, from the coding sequence ATGACAAACAGATCCAGTGATTCCTCAAATACTCACACCCACCTGCTCTTACACCACCTGCTCTTACACCACCTGCTCTTACACCACCTGCCCTTACCCCACCTGCTCTTACCCCACCTGCCCTTACCCCACCTGCTCTTACCCCACCTACTCTTAACCCTCCTGGCCTTACCCCAACTGCTCTTACCCCACCTGGCATTACTGCAACCATTTTTAGTCCACCTGCCCTTAACCCCACCTGCCCTTACCCCACCTGCTCTTAACCCACCTGCCCTTACCCCACCTGCTCTTACCCCACCTGCCCTTACCCCACCTGCCCTTACCCCACCTGCTCTTACCCCACCTGCCCTTACCCCACCTGCTCTTACACCACCTGCCCTTACACCACTTGCTCTTACCCCACCTGCTCTTACCCCACCTGCCCGTACCCCACCTGCTCTTACACCACCTGCCCTTACCCCACCTGCTCTTACCCCACCTGCTCTTACACCACCTGCCCTTACCCCACCTGCTCTTACCCCACCTGCCCTTACACCACTTGCTCTTACCCCACCTGCTCTTACACCACCTGCCCTTACCCCACCTGCTCTTAACCCTCCTGGCCTTACCCCAACTGCTCTTACCCCACCTGGCGTTACTGCAACCACTCTTAGTCCACCTGCCCTTAATCTCACCTGCACTTACCCCACCTGGCCTTACCCCAGCTGCTCTTACCCCAGCTGCTCTTACCCCAGCTGCTCTTAA